TCGAAATCTCCCCTCTACTTTCCCAAACGGATTAGtcaactttttaaaaaatatatacaagcAACGGATACAGCAGACAAAATCCCACgaacaatcgtaaaaaaaaaaaattagatccTCTCCTTCCTGATATTAAACATCCGGCTTTTCTCATTGATAAGCCGAATTGCATTCATATATTTCATTCTCAAACTTCCCTATTCAAAGTTTCCACAGCCACAAGGTTTCCCTTCGTAACAAGCCAATCAACGACAAAGTGCCCAACAACCTCATCGAAATGAGCTGGTCTGCTGGACCGGCTATTTTCCTCCAAGCAAAACATAACAAAGcacacaaacacaaacaaaaacaaaaaaaaagaaaattccttGTTGATTCGGTCGCCTAACTTTCAGCTCTACTGAACTCGCAGAGGTCCCTCTGATTAAGAAGCATCGGCGTTGGGGTACGCATCTGCTGCGGGGCCGTGAGTTGGAAGTGGAGTACGTTACTCATGTCAACCCGTTGCGAAGCTGACACAGATGCATCCCAACGGGCACTGCAACGCCGAGTCATCAGTCTTGTATGCGATACGTAGAAAACAGACGGAAAGAATCCCAGAGACGACAAACCCTAGCATCTCGGAACCCtatctttctctcttttttcccgTCTAGCGTGTCCACACCATCTATTTCTAGTAGGATGTAATATTCACGACGTGAAAACATGGTTGCCGATCCCTATGTATACACCGTTACACTTAAGGATTCTCTTAAGCAACATACAGCCAGCCCAACTCCTTTTTATAATTAAGGCGTATCAATATAGATTGCATGCATGTAAATCCACGGCATGAAAGGTCGAGTAGAAGGAGACGGAGAAATGGGATGATGGAAGTAAGAGAGCCATAGGAAATTTCATGAATAAAGAACGTCGCACTCTtccatcttttgtttttgttttaactaccggtactttttttttaatgttctTACGGTAAGCCGATGATGCCTTACCgacgcagcagcaaaaatAAGGCACAGATTAATTAGTAAACAAATTTCTTTGAAATTATGGTTGATGTTTTTAGGCATATTCGGGGATCAAGGGGAAACAAGTAAGCGATTTAATGTGACCTTAAATCCACGTCAATGTCAGGCATCAAACAACAATAGTTGTGTCAGGATACCAAATGTTTTGCCCAGGTTTGATTGgttcgaaaaaaagaaaacaaaacaaaatggatggAGGAAACCTTAGGAGGTGGATGTTATGCAGAAATGCCTCGTTCAACCGGATTGGATTAACGCGGAGCTTTCAAATCCTACGACAACGgcgacaacaaaaaaaataaggtcACGAGAATCACAAGTAAAATATAGCGGGAATGACGTCAAGAGGATCTTGTGCAGCTTAGTATGGCGACATGACGCCATTATACAACTTAATGTGTGAAATCAAGAGAGATGAGATTAAACTCATAAACAGCGGCTAAAACAGCGCGTTGGAACAACGACAATTCCTGTctaaaataaatcaaaacatCAAAAAATGGttggttattattattattttttaaacctcCAATTCAAGTTCCCATAACATggtgccatctagcggccagtCAGGTAACCTCTACGATAGAGCCCAGTGAAAACGtaaatgaaagaataaaaggTTACTTTAAAAGAACAGCTCAGAGGCTGTATGGTAATCCATTTTACTGACATtgaagtttgaaaaaaaaaacaacatatgTAAGTcagaaaatatttcaagtagATCGCCATCTAGAGTGCTTCCAAAAGCACTACCCATATTAATGTAGATTGATTGAGAAATGTTACCGCCCATCTTGAACTTCCAGTCACTTacatcaaaattcaaattatttcTAAAGCCGTCCTTGACTTTGTACCAACGTGATATTTGCAGACaggaagatttaaaaaaaaaaacaaaagattattctctttctttttacacCGTCTCgctcaggaaaaaaaaaaaacagtgacCTCTACCGCAAACGACATCAGATGCCGCTGACAGAGGAGCCAAAAATACCGAACCCTCCTATTTGTTAATTCCGcattattttaataaattattcatttttcttttgcaaagAAATCCGGTacggaatttaaaaaaaaaaaaaaaaaaacgttccGAGGAGTCACGTCGCATTTGAAAATGCTATCTAACACCCGACCCAAGTCATAGCCTGAAATaaacgtttttcttctcccaaaaaaaaaaaaaaaaaaaaaattcttggcAAGACACGAAGCCAAATTTGCATGACAACTACTCCCTTCGACTGCAAAAATTACGGATGAAACCAAGGTTGCATTCTTCCCAAACGCCTACACGCCTATAGGTATTCATATGCAGCTGCAACCCTCCCGACGTTCAAATCCTCTTTTCTTCCGCTTTCTCGCAGTTTGgcgtgtttgttttgttttgtttttaatttgcgACAAAAAGTCATCCTCTCGACTTGAAAACGTATTCGACGAAACcgcaaagaaaataaaaaaattaaagctttatttttgaaaagaacCCATGTCGAAACGTTTTAACCGGTACAACTTTAGATGTAACGAGAAGTTTGAAATTGCTGTGCTTTTTATCTTGGAACTCTTAGTCGGAGATTGCATTAGAAAAGGTTGGAACACGATTTCCTAAGAAAACGCGCAATTCATTATCGTATTTAActctttccccccccccttttcaaTTGACTGAATTTTTCTGGCATTAGCCAACGCGCAGTAAATTACAACGAACAAAAAACCCGCATTGAATGACGCAGTTGGCGTATTTTTCGTGAaacgagaaatgaaaaaaaaaaaaaagagttgaagAAAATGAGAAACCGAATCCACTCTTCACGACACACACAACACAGCCCAACGGCAAaggtacaaaaaaataaataaaatgtaaaaaaaaacttggctGCTGACAGGTAATACATTATTAGTATAGGATGTCGCCCCTGAACGCGCATCTTTGAAACGATGACGCCATCGAGTGTATGAATTATCCGGCTTGAAGCGGATTCCCAGAAATAAACATGCGGtaagagaagaggaaaaagaaaaagtgcgGAATAAATCGATTCGACATCACTGATAATTATCGTAGCTCTGCGCGAAAATTGAATTAGGCAGACTTGAAAACATCTGGCCCTGATCATCAAACAAAGTCCGATACACGTGTCTCCATTTCTTCTCTATGGCGTGACATTGGCGCTGTCGTAAATCAAAATGGAATTCACACAGTTATCAACATGCCCATCTgtcgcacacacaaaaagagaaaggaaaccGACCGAATGGATGGCGAAGCAATTGGATTTGAATCAAAagattatatatatatttttttaaacctctAGTGGCGAAAAATCAGGTGGATCAGATGTTACGATAAAGTCGAACGCAACTAGAGGACTCTCTTATCCACCTGAATTGTCCCGATGGAAAAGGCAGGGAAAGGCGGGAAGAGTGTAAGGATGAGATGATATGGCGTGCCTTTAGCCATTTTTAATCGAAAGTTCAAGGTTTCAGGTGTGCCTGCGCAGCAGATTACTCTCAACAAGCGAACACGAAACGCAGGTAAGTCTGTGTAGTTAATTTCCCACGTCCTTTCCCTTGCAAACCAAACCAAACCAATCGGACAGACTTAGAAAAGTAGCTATTTCTGTAGTTCGACTGATGACGAGTGATTGAACGAATTGCGATGACAGTCAGTAAATTTTCAAGCATAGTCACGCTACTGGCTGCTTCCAAAGTCAGGCCATTACAGATAGCACTTGGCACGACATGCATCAGCTCTCTTTCTGTCTCGGAATTCATTAAAACTATTCAAAAAATCCCGAAATAGTCTGCATGGCCTTTGTGgtagacaaaagaaaacagagccttccttttttgttctatttgAATAAGAACTGAAAAATCTAGAATAGATCGACTTGTTTTCATCTGTTCTCACAATTGACATTCGGACTGTGGCGTGTGTTTAAAGCATATCCACATTGTGTAGGCAGTGAAAAGAGTTCGTTTATCAAATCGAATCCTGTGAATATTGCAAACGTCATGATTGGGAAAATTTACATAAAGGCAACAACACGTTCGAACAGCAGGGATCACCAAGAAGGTGGGAACGAGCGAAACGATCAGTTTCACAAAAAGCAAACGAATCCTCAAACTTCTTACCACGCCCTTGCGTcacaaccatttttttttttttaattcaacttttccatttcaaagttttctttaaattgtgaattaaataaaaataattaattttgtttacagCGTCGGCGTCGAATAGGATGAAACTCCGTTGGATCAATCTAACCTTTCAGCCTCGTCTTTACGTTCTCTCTCTCACGATCGCATTGGCTGTCTGCTcaattggtaaaaaaaaaagaaaagaaactgcACTTCTTTTATCGTTTAGTATGCATAGATTTAATTCCTCTCTTCTCTTTACGacatagtaaaaaaaaaaaaaaaacaggaaaatgaaacaaaagaaaactaagAGGTTACAGCTTTTACGAGTTCGTAAAAAACGGGACCTCTTCACAGTTATTCCTTTCGTTTTACAGAGCATTCTTTGTGTGTTCCCATTGACTCGATTCCTCGGGTTCgttaaagaaatgatttcGATAACACGGCGTGTCGGTTAAATTGGCCTGAATAGTTTGCACTGCATCTAATCACTTTAACAAGTCATTAAACGAAAAGGCAACCTCTCGTCAAATCGCACTATGCAGGGAAGATGAGATTGCATTCCGATAATTTTGCCGACAGCATTTCTCCGAGCGCCATtaaaagtttaaaaatatCCCGATTAAATTGCACACTAGTCGAATAACTTTCCTTGATTATTCAACTCATTTTACGAAagctttttctcttttttttcattgccaaTGTTACGGATCTTTTCACTACAATTATAAATTCTTATCTCCGAAATAGACGGCTCGTCCTCGGCAATAACAAGTCCTTGAAAACTCAAATGTCAACCATAAAAATTCGAAATGTTACGATCGACTATTCTTCTCGGTGGTCGAGTTAATTTTATTCAGAGCGCTCTACAAGAATATCAGCAAAAATATCCGCAATGGCAATCGTGCTTATTTCTATTTtatggcattgtaaaaaaatattaaaaaaaaatgttgaaataatAAATCACAGATGGACGCAATGATAGCGATTTCATCGGCAATTTCAACCACACCCCTTTAGCGATTTACCGCGACTTCGCTACAGAACGTTGGAATGCAAACGAAACGGATGGTAAGATTGCAATCGCTTTAaggcttttcttttcaacgtTCTAAACAAATTCCATTTACAGAAATACTCGATAAAATAcagatttttttggttttttttttgtttttgcctttTAGGAACTGACAGACAAAGTGCAACGGGAGAGATGATGTACTACAAAAACAACACGCTCAATCGTGACACGAACGAATCATCTAGTACTGCTAGCGTTACACCTGCGATTGCGAACGTCAACACAGACACAACGAGGAGCATAACTCTAGGATATCAAGGTGAATCAATCAGTGAAAGTCAGTCCATTTgtggtggggggggggggaataaaagaaatttaagGAGAGATTTTTGTGGGTCTTGCAGAGTTAGAAAACAGGAACTCTACGATCGGATTTAATGGTTCCACGACACGGACGCCAGTTTCTACATCGATTCCTCAATCAGTCTACAATCAAACGAGCTCGTTCACGAAAACTGCCTCGACAACCAGAGTTGCTGGCAGTCGGAGTAGTTTGCATAAAGGTAAAATTAAAAGCAACGATTATGAGAATCGCATGAATATTTTTGCTGAAACAAATTTCGTGATCAGGAAATTCTTCGACGAAGCCTTGGCTTCCACAAAGGTCCTCTACTGTTGCGGGGACGttacttttttcaaattcaaccAGAAATCGCCATGAGGCGACCGCGTCATTGCCGCTTTCGTTACACACCATCGAAATTTCCACACAGAAATACGGAAACAAATTGAACAGAACCAAACCGGACTATCGGAATACGACGAAATATCCAGAAATTTCCAGTAACgtgaagacaaaaaaagacaaaaaaaaacatgcaaaTAAACACTTTGTccttaaaaatattttttcccaaCAGGCACGGCAGTGTTTGACAGCAGCAATTATTCATCTTTGCTGTTGAACAAAACACCTCAAAAagtgaacaagaaaaaaatgaaaataaaacgtAAAAATGTATGGAACTAATATGCGCCCTTTCGGACTTGTTTCCATATTATAATAGCTTTGGGGATTTCCATTCCATAACGCTACGAGCGAGACCTTCAACTCAAGTCAAACTACTACTTCACCTGCTGCtgctactactactactactctGTCGTCGCTATGGCTAAACACTGGCCGTCCTTCTGCTCAAGAGTTCCATACCAGCACGCCTTTACAACACCAGTATTCTTAAaccgattttgttttttgttttttttttagttttcatgAACGCACACATAAGAGGCATCCCGTGCATTCTCTTGTTGTGCGCAGATTCTCCTCAAAGTTTGAACGCCAAGAACCTTGGAAAAGGCCCGACACTCCGCCAGCCCATGGGCAAAATCATTTCAATTCGATCGTCAACGTCAAAGTGGATTCCAGCGCAGAGACCTTGGAGAAAATGATTCGTCTCGAAGCAACGGTTTGTTAAACGCTTTAGAcattatttcaaattgaacCTCAGTCAAAGTAATAAGCACCTGCCACGTTCGTTGATCTATAAAGATCTCAAAGAAAATGAACGAAATGCAGAAAATGGCTGAAATGTTGGCGGGAGATTTGAAATTGAGATTGAACCGCCTCGAAGAAGTTATCCAGTTGCGCAGTACTGAAACTCGGCGGGCCATTGCCGACGTCCGGGAAGTGAAACAACATCTCGAATCTC
The DNA window shown above is from Daphnia magna isolate NIES linkage group LG9, ASM2063170v1.1, whole genome shotgun sequence and carries:
- the LOC116933267 gene encoding uncharacterized protein LOC116933267 isoform X3; amino-acid sequence: MKLRWINLTFQPRLYVLSLTIALAVCSIDGRNDSDFIGNFNHTPLAIYRDFATERWNANETDGTDRQSATGEMMYYKNNTLNRDTNESSSTASVTPAIANVNTDTTRSITLGYQGESISEKLENRNSTIGFNGSTTRTPVSTSIPQSVYNQTSSFTKTASTTRVAGSRSSLHKGNSSTKPWLPQRSSTVAGTLLFSNSTRNRHEATASLPLSLHTIEISTQKYGNKLNRTKPDYRNTTKYPEISSTAVFDSSNYSSLLLNKTPQKLWGFPFHNATSETFNSSQTTTSPAAATTTTTLSSLWLNTGRPSAQEFHTSTPLQHQFSSKFERQEPWKRPDTPPAHGQNHFNSIVNVKVDSSAETLEKMIRLEATISKKMNEMQKMAEMLAGDLKLRLNRLEEVIQLRSTETRRAIADVREVKQHLESLIDIKSQTLETKLKEFKCAHQHADNAQTTNEPIKSAIVELRNLPTTQEPPKLEGRHLDSNKDGLADWRAKRAKLMERWESNFQRGFSRQRKSTKRSTRNLS
- the LOC116933267 gene encoding uncharacterized protein LOC116933267 isoform X2 gives rise to the protein MIGKIYIKATTRSNSRDHQEASASNRMKLRWINLTFQPRLYVLSLTIALAVCSIDGRNDSDFIGNFNHTPLAIYRDFATERWNANETDGTDRQSATGEMMYYKNNTLNRDTNESSSTASVTPAIANVNTDTTRSITLGYQELENRNSTIGFNGSTTRTPVSTSIPQSVYNQTSSFTKTASTTRVAGSRSSLHKGNSSTKPWLPQRSSTVAGTLLFSNSTRNRHEATASLPLSLHTIEISTQKYGNKLNRTKPDYRNTTKYPEISSTAVFDSSNYSSLLLNKTPQKLWGFPFHNATSETFNSSQTTTSPAAATTTTTLSSLWLNTGRPSAQEFHTSTPLQHQFSSKFERQEPWKRPDTPPAHGQNHFNSIVNVKVDSSAETLEKMIRLEATISKKMNEMQKMAEMLAGDLKLRLNRLEEVIQLRSTETRRAIADVREVKQHLESLIDIKSQTLETKLKEFKCAHQHADNAQTTNEPIKSAIVELRNLPTTQEPPKLEGRHLDSNKDGLADWRAKRAKLMERWESNFQRGFSRQRKSTKRSTRNLS
- the LOC116933267 gene encoding uncharacterized protein LOC116933267 isoform X1 — its product is MIGKIYIKATTRSNSRDHQEASASNRMKLRWINLTFQPRLYVLSLTIALAVCSIDGRNDSDFIGNFNHTPLAIYRDFATERWNANETDGTDRQSATGEMMYYKNNTLNRDTNESSSTASVTPAIANVNTDTTRSITLGYQGESISEKLENRNSTIGFNGSTTRTPVSTSIPQSVYNQTSSFTKTASTTRVAGSRSSLHKGNSSTKPWLPQRSSTVAGTLLFSNSTRNRHEATASLPLSLHTIEISTQKYGNKLNRTKPDYRNTTKYPEISSTAVFDSSNYSSLLLNKTPQKLWGFPFHNATSETFNSSQTTTSPAAATTTTTLSSLWLNTGRPSAQEFHTSTPLQHQFSSKFERQEPWKRPDTPPAHGQNHFNSIVNVKVDSSAETLEKMIRLEATISKKMNEMQKMAEMLAGDLKLRLNRLEEVIQLRSTETRRAIADVREVKQHLESLIDIKSQTLETKLKEFKCAHQHADNAQTTNEPIKSAIVELRNLPTTQEPPKLEGRHLDSNKDGLADWRAKRAKLMERWESNFQRGFSRQRKSTKRSTRNLS